From one Streptomyces sp. SCSIO 30461 genomic stretch:
- a CDS encoding SDR family oxidoreductase translates to MTTQVLPPLSGKAALVTGGSRGIGYGVAEALVARGDQVCITGRNEDSLKEAVERLGVERVIAVAGKAHDEEHQAVAVERVMDAFGRVDFLVNNAGTNPVFGPMAELDLAVARKVYETNVISALGFAQQTWRVWQKEHGGAIVNIASVAGVSASPFVGAYGMSKAAMINLTLQLAHEFAPTVRVNAIAPAVVKTKFAEALYEGREAEAAAAYPMGRLGVPRDIGGAAAFLTSDQSDWITGQTLVVDGGIFLNAGVH, encoded by the coding sequence ATGACGACTCAGGTACTTCCGCCGCTCTCCGGAAAGGCCGCACTGGTCACGGGCGGCAGCCGGGGGATCGGCTACGGGGTCGCCGAGGCGCTGGTCGCCCGCGGTGACCAGGTGTGCATCACCGGCCGCAACGAGGACTCACTCAAGGAGGCCGTCGAGAGGCTCGGTGTCGAGCGGGTGATCGCCGTCGCGGGCAAGGCCCACGACGAGGAGCACCAGGCCGTCGCCGTCGAGCGGGTCATGGACGCCTTCGGGCGGGTGGACTTCCTCGTCAACAACGCCGGCACCAACCCTGTCTTCGGGCCGATGGCCGAGCTCGATCTCGCGGTGGCCCGCAAGGTGTACGAGACCAATGTGATCTCCGCGCTGGGTTTCGCCCAGCAGACCTGGCGGGTGTGGCAGAAGGAGCACGGCGGCGCGATCGTGAACATCGCCTCGGTCGCCGGAGTCTCTGCTTCGCCGTTCGTCGGGGCGTACGGGATGAGCAAGGCGGCGATGATCAACCTGACTCTTCAGCTGGCGCATGAATTCGCGCCGACGGTCCGAGTCAATGCGATCGCCCCCGCCGTGGTCAAGACAAAGTTTGCGGAAGCGTTGTACGAGGGCCGGGAGGCGGAAGCGGCAGCCGCTTATCCCATGGGCAGGCTGGGCGTTCCCCGTGACATCGGTGGCGCCGCGGCCTTTCTCACCTCGGATCAGTCGGATTGGATCACGGGGCAGACACTCGTGGTGGACGGCGGTATCTTCCTCAATGCCGGAGTCCATTGA
- the fabG gene encoding 3-oxoacyl-ACP reductase FabG: MSSTEQRVAIVTGAARGIGAATAVRLAAEGRAVAVLDLDEAACKDTVEKITAAGGKAVAVGCDVSDSAQVEAAVARVAAELGAPTILVNNAGVLRDNLLFKMSESDWDIVMNVHLKGAFLMAKACQKHMVDAGFGRIVSLSSSSALGNRGQANYSAVKAGLQGLTKTLAKELGKFGVTANAVAPGFIVTEMTAQTAARVGMGFEEFQAAAATQIPVQRVGRPEDVANAIAFFTGDDAGFISGQVMYVAGGPLN; encoded by the coding sequence ATGTCCAGCACCGAGCAGCGCGTTGCCATCGTGACGGGAGCGGCGCGCGGCATTGGCGCCGCCACCGCCGTACGCCTGGCGGCCGAAGGCCGTGCCGTCGCCGTACTCGACCTCGACGAGGCGGCCTGCAAGGACACCGTCGAGAAGATCACCGCGGCCGGCGGCAAGGCGGTCGCCGTGGGCTGCGACGTCTCGGACTCCGCCCAGGTCGAGGCGGCGGTGGCCAGGGTGGCCGCCGAACTCGGCGCGCCCACCATCCTCGTCAACAACGCCGGGGTGCTGCGGGACAACCTGCTCTTCAAGATGAGTGAGTCGGACTGGGACATCGTGATGAACGTGCACCTGAAGGGCGCGTTCCTGATGGCCAAGGCCTGCCAGAAGCACATGGTGGACGCCGGTTTCGGTCGGATCGTCTCGCTGTCCTCCAGCTCCGCGCTGGGCAACCGCGGCCAGGCCAACTACTCCGCGGTCAAGGCGGGCCTCCAGGGCCTCACCAAGACCCTGGCCAAGGAGCTCGGCAAGTTCGGTGTGACCGCCAACGCGGTGGCCCCCGGCTTCATCGTCACCGAGATGACGGCGCAGACCGCCGCCCGCGTCGGCATGGGCTTCGAGGAGTTCCAGGCCGCCGCCGCCACCCAGATCCCGGTACAGCGGGTCGGCCGGCCGGAGGACGTCGCCAACGCCATCGCCTTCTTCACCGGCGACGACGCGGGATTCATCTCCGGCCAGGTCATGTACGTGGCCGGCGGCCCGCTCAACTGA
- a CDS encoding SigE family RNA polymerase sigma factor encodes MSAPLHDSTERDFERFYADSVRRMVVVVYAVTGDIAEAEDAVQEAYARAWPRWKELAEQGDPTPWVRTVALRLAVSSWRRARNRVKAHFRHGPPADVPGLDPDHVALVAALRRLSPEQRRAVVLHHLVDLPVDEVARQTDSTSTAVRSRLMRARRILNSHLSDTALPAPPARVRPRAVAPYRPRQEAYPHE; translated from the coding sequence ATGAGCGCTCCCTTGCACGACTCCACCGAGCGGGACTTCGAGAGGTTCTACGCGGACAGCGTGCGGCGCATGGTCGTGGTCGTGTACGCGGTCACCGGTGACATCGCCGAGGCGGAGGACGCCGTGCAGGAGGCATACGCGCGAGCCTGGCCGCGCTGGAAAGAGCTGGCCGAGCAAGGAGATCCCACCCCCTGGGTGCGGACGGTCGCCCTGCGGCTGGCGGTGAGTTCGTGGCGACGGGCCCGCAACCGCGTGAAGGCTCACTTCCGACACGGCCCGCCCGCGGACGTTCCCGGTCTCGACCCGGACCACGTGGCCCTGGTCGCGGCGCTCCGGCGCCTCTCCCCCGAGCAGCGACGCGCGGTCGTCCTTCATCATCTCGTCGACCTGCCCGTGGACGAGGTGGCCCGGCAGACCGATTCGACCAGCACGGCGGTACGCTCGCGCCTCATGCGCGCCCGGCGCATCCTGAACAGCCATCTTTCCGACACCGCCCTGCCTGCACCTCCAGCGCGGGTCCGCCCGCGGGCGGTCGCACCGTACCGGCCTCGACAGGAGGCGTATCCCCATGAATGA
- the murJ gene encoding murein biosynthesis integral membrane protein MurJ encodes MTRTRPAGAGVDARKADAGSGRGRASMMLGSLVSRTTGFVRSAVVVAALGTALLADAYNVANTVPNIVYILLMGGALNSVFVPELVRAAKEHEDGGVAYTDRLITLCLVALTAITTVAVLASPWIVTAYTDYSGAQRDLTVALARYCLPQILFYGAFTVLGQVLNARGRLGAMMWTPVLNNVVVIAVFGIYLVVAATATGAGAVTEGQLLLLGIGSTAGIAMQALALLPALRSAGFRWRPRFDWRQAGLGRPVRAAVWTLLLVLVNQVAYWVVTRLTTTAGLRADAEGIAAGVGYTAYSSAYQLWVVPQGIITVSLVTALLPVISRAAVDGDPGRIGAELTRCLKTTAVAIVPAGIVFLLLAPRLTGVAYQYGQVTEADAQAIGWVLAAFAPGLAAFSAQYVLARGFYALGDTRTPFFLTLVIAGLNTGLSLAAYALLPARWAVVGIAGAYAVACTIGLACTATVLRRRLGRGFEGTLGTHVRLAVACLPGAGAALAVDRLSVSVLGGGPLVDGGALLAGAACIGLSVLLLARPLGVREVDALLAPLRRRLGVLGRRRGERGAGG; translated from the coding sequence GTGACGCGGACAAGGCCGGCGGGAGCCGGTGTCGATGCCCGAAAGGCGGACGCGGGCAGCGGGCGGGGCAGGGCGTCGATGATGCTCGGCTCGCTCGTCTCCCGGACCACGGGTTTCGTACGGAGCGCGGTGGTCGTCGCAGCACTGGGGACGGCCCTGCTCGCAGACGCCTACAACGTCGCCAACACCGTGCCGAACATCGTCTACATCCTGCTCATGGGCGGGGCCCTCAACTCGGTCTTCGTACCCGAGCTGGTGCGTGCCGCGAAGGAACACGAGGACGGCGGGGTCGCGTACACCGACCGGCTCATCACCCTCTGCCTGGTCGCGCTCACCGCGATCACCACGGTGGCCGTGCTCGCGTCGCCCTGGATCGTCACGGCGTACACGGACTACAGCGGCGCCCAGCGCGATCTCACGGTGGCCCTGGCCCGCTACTGCCTGCCGCAGATCCTCTTCTACGGCGCCTTCACCGTGCTCGGTCAGGTACTCAACGCCCGGGGCCGGCTCGGCGCGATGATGTGGACGCCGGTCCTCAACAACGTCGTCGTGATCGCCGTCTTCGGGATCTACCTGGTGGTGGCCGCGACGGCGACCGGAGCCGGCGCGGTCACCGAGGGACAGCTGCTCCTGCTCGGGATCGGCAGCACGGCGGGGATCGCGATGCAAGCGCTCGCCCTGCTGCCCGCCCTGCGGTCGGCGGGATTCCGGTGGCGCCCGCGGTTCGACTGGCGCCAGGCGGGACTCGGCCGGCCGGTGCGGGCCGCGGTGTGGACGCTGCTGCTCGTGCTCGTGAACCAGGTCGCGTACTGGGTGGTGACCCGGCTCACGACGACGGCCGGGCTGCGGGCGGACGCAGAGGGCATCGCGGCGGGTGTCGGGTACACGGCGTACAGCAGCGCGTACCAGCTGTGGGTCGTCCCGCAGGGCATCATCACGGTCTCCCTGGTGACGGCCCTGCTGCCGGTCATAAGCCGCGCGGCGGTCGACGGCGACCCCGGCCGGATCGGCGCGGAGCTCACCCGCTGCCTGAAGACCACGGCGGTGGCGATCGTCCCCGCCGGCATTGTCTTCCTGCTCCTCGCACCTCGCCTGACAGGCGTGGCCTACCAGTACGGACAGGTCACCGAGGCCGACGCGCAGGCGATCGGCTGGGTCCTCGCCGCTTTCGCTCCCGGCCTCGCGGCGTTCTCCGCGCAGTACGTACTCGCCCGTGGCTTCTACGCACTGGGTGACACCCGTACGCCGTTCTTCCTCACCCTCGTGATCGCCGGTCTCAACACGGGCCTGTCGCTGGCCGCGTACGCACTGCTGCCGGCGCGCTGGGCCGTGGTCGGGATCGCCGGGGCGTACGCCGTCGCGTGCACGATCGGACTCGCGTGTACGGCAACGGTGCTACGGCGTCGTCTGGGGCGGGGCTTCGAGGGCACGCTCGGTACGCACGTACGGCTCGCGGTCGCGTGCCTGCCGGGTGCCGGGGCGGCGCTCGCCGTCGACCGGCTGAGCGTCAGTGTGCTGGGCGGCGGGCCGCTCGTCGACGGCGGTGCGCTGCTGGCGGGTGCGGCGTGCATCGGTCTGTCCGTGCTGCTGCTCGCCCGCCCTCTCGGCGTGCGCGAGGTGGACGCCCTGCTCGCACCGCTGCGCCGGCGGCTGGGAGTGCTCGGCCGACGCCGAGGGGAACGAGGAGCGGGCGGCTGA
- a CDS encoding NlpC/P60 family protein translates to MASHRRPKQSSPRYTGVLTATAAAAVALSTQAASADPLPDPNKKGVKAQVDRLYEQATQATEKYNGAKEKADALKKEVAGLQDAAARKQGELNELRDRIGTVAAGQYRSGGLDPALQLFLSEDPDTYLEKASALDRAGERQAAVLQQFQSQQRALQQQRREASEKLRDLDSVQKELGNRKTEIQGKLREAQRLLNTLSAKERARIAEEEDRANRASARVELGNEASASERAAAAFAAAKSRVGMPYVWGASGPASFDCSGLTSWAYRQAGVTIPRTSQAQASAGTRINSLSALKPGDLIIMRSDLSHVGFYAGNGQILHAPKPGAQVRYESIARSGMPFMWGVRIG, encoded by the coding sequence GTGGCCTCCCATCGCCGCCCGAAGCAGTCCAGTCCGCGCTACACGGGCGTCCTGACCGCCACCGCCGCGGCGGCCGTGGCCCTGTCCACGCAGGCGGCCTCTGCCGACCCCCTGCCCGACCCGAACAAGAAGGGCGTCAAGGCACAGGTCGACCGCCTCTACGAACAGGCGACCCAGGCCACCGAGAAGTACAACGGGGCCAAGGAGAAGGCCGACGCGCTCAAGAAGGAGGTGGCGGGCCTCCAGGACGCGGCGGCGCGCAAGCAGGGCGAGCTGAACGAACTCCGTGACCGAATCGGCACGGTGGCCGCCGGCCAGTACCGTTCGGGCGGCCTCGACCCGGCCCTCCAGCTGTTCCTCTCCGAGGACCCCGACACGTACCTGGAGAAGGCGTCCGCCCTGGACCGGGCCGGCGAGCGGCAGGCCGCCGTACTACAGCAGTTCCAATCCCAGCAGCGGGCGCTCCAGCAGCAGCGCAGGGAAGCCTCCGAGAAACTGCGCGACCTCGACTCCGTACAGAAAGAACTGGGCAACCGGAAGACGGAGATCCAGGGCAAGCTGCGCGAGGCCCAGCGCCTCCTCAACACCCTCTCGGCGAAGGAGCGCGCCCGGATCGCGGAAGAGGAGGACCGGGCCAACCGCGCGAGCGCGCGCGTCGAGCTCGGCAACGAAGCCAGTGCCTCCGAGCGCGCCGCCGCCGCGTTCGCCGCCGCCAAGAGCCGGGTCGGCATGCCGTACGTCTGGGGCGCGAGCGGCCCGGCCTCGTTCGACTGCTCCGGCCTTACCTCCTGGGCGTACCGCCAGGCCGGCGTGACGATACCGCGCACCTCCCAAGCCCAGGCCAGTGCCGGAACGCGCATCAACTCCCTGAGCGCCCTGAAGCCCGGCGACCTGATCATCATGCGCAGCGATCTCAGCCACGTCGGCTTCTACGCCGGCAACGGCCAGATCCTCCACGCCCCCAAGCCCGGCGCACAGGTCCGCTACGAGTCCATCGCCCGCAGCGGCATGCCCTTCATGTGGGGCGTACGCATCGGCTGA
- a CDS encoding peptidoglycan bridge formation glycyltransferase FemA/FemB family protein: MAVAEVQMTHRAGALQIVPTTAEQHLAHLDSLSGRAEGDQVSFLQLPSWSAVKDGWRAESLGWLDGTGGLRGAVQVLYRQLPGTRRYFAYIPEGPVLDWADPALMDVLQLLLDHLRAAGAFAVRMGPPLAYRRWRAATLKAAVGQGRRVGDVLPDVVEPVGAAVTDRLRAAGWRRCGDEGGAGDAQPRYLFELPLAGRSTDDLWSGFNQEWRRNIKKATKAGVETYLGTGEDLPTFHDLLQATERRDGFRLGRSLPYFQRQYRELNAEETGRMRLYLARHDGEVLAAHTMIAAGRRAWYQTGASADHRREVRPSNALQWRLIRDALSLGAAVYDMRGVPDILDPAERSFGLMRWKLGTGGEVVETLGEWELPLQGAVNRTLHRAMQAYLSRR, encoded by the coding sequence ATGGCTGTCGCCGAGGTGCAGATGACCCACCGTGCCGGTGCCCTTCAGATCGTGCCCACGACCGCTGAGCAGCACCTGGCCCACCTCGACTCCCTCTCGGGACGTGCGGAGGGCGACCAGGTCAGCTTCCTTCAGCTGCCGTCCTGGAGTGCAGTCAAGGACGGATGGCGGGCCGAGAGCCTCGGCTGGCTCGACGGCACGGGCGGCTTGCGCGGTGCCGTCCAGGTGCTGTATCGGCAGCTGCCGGGCACCCGGCGGTACTTCGCCTACATCCCCGAGGGGCCGGTGCTCGACTGGGCGGACCCGGCGCTGATGGACGTCCTCCAGCTGCTCCTTGACCACCTGCGGGCGGCCGGCGCCTTCGCCGTACGCATGGGGCCGCCGCTGGCGTACCGCCGCTGGAGGGCCGCGACGCTCAAGGCGGCCGTCGGCCAGGGGCGCCGGGTCGGCGACGTGCTGCCGGACGTGGTCGAGCCGGTCGGGGCCGCCGTCACGGACCGGCTGCGGGCGGCCGGCTGGCGGCGCTGCGGGGACGAGGGTGGTGCAGGCGACGCCCAGCCCCGCTACCTGTTCGAGCTTCCCCTGGCCGGCCGGAGCACGGACGACCTGTGGTCCGGCTTCAACCAGGAGTGGCGGCGCAACATCAAGAAGGCGACGAAGGCCGGGGTGGAGACCTACCTTGGCACCGGCGAGGACCTTCCCACGTTCCACGACCTGCTCCAGGCCACCGAGCGGCGTGACGGCTTCCGCCTCGGACGGTCGCTCCCGTACTTCCAGCGGCAGTATCGGGAGCTCAACGCGGAGGAGACCGGCCGCATGCGGCTCTACCTCGCGCGCCACGACGGCGAGGTGCTCGCCGCCCACACCATGATCGCGGCGGGTCGGCGCGCCTGGTACCAGACCGGGGCCTCCGCAGACCACCGCCGCGAGGTCAGGCCGAGCAACGCCCTGCAGTGGCGACTGATCCGCGACGCCCTCTCCCTGGGCGCCGCCGTCTACGACATGCGGGGCGTGCCGGACATCCTCGATCCCGCCGAGCGGTCCTTCGGGCTGATGCGCTGGAAGCTCGGCACCGGGGGCGAGGTGGTCGAGACCCTCGGCGAGTGGGAACTGCCCCTGCAGGGCGCGGTGAACAGGACCCTGCACCGAGCCATGCAGGCGTACCTGTCGCGCCGCTGA
- a CDS encoding HipA family kinase, whose protein sequence is MLEEVVATRYVTPLREGGSLPGIVEADDLGTYVMKFTGAGQGRKTLVAEVVCGQLGRSLGLRVPELVGIQLDPVIGLSEPDQEVQELLKASGGLNLGMDFLPGSLGFDPLAYEVDAAEAGRVVWFDALINNVDRSWRNPNMLVWHSDLWLIDHGATMIWHHNWPGVGASTAKPYDASDHALAPFRPDVAAAAADLAPRVTEELLTRVAADVPDEWLVDEPGFDSADAVRRAYVEALLSRATTIHERITLGAPSASRPSQAPGWLTEQVKPWPHPTRKDSDGVKGGGR, encoded by the coding sequence GTGTTGGAAGAGGTCGTAGCGACCCGCTATGTCACGCCCTTGCGTGAGGGCGGCTCGCTCCCGGGGATCGTCGAGGCCGACGATCTCGGCACGTACGTCATGAAGTTCACCGGAGCCGGGCAGGGTCGCAAGACGCTCGTCGCCGAGGTCGTCTGCGGGCAGCTGGGCCGCAGTCTGGGGTTGCGGGTCCCGGAGCTGGTGGGGATCCAGCTCGATCCGGTCATCGGTCTTTCCGAGCCCGACCAGGAGGTGCAGGAGCTGCTCAAGGCGAGCGGTGGTCTCAACCTGGGGATGGACTTCCTGCCCGGGTCGCTGGGCTTCGACCCGCTGGCGTACGAGGTGGACGCCGCGGAAGCGGGCCGGGTGGTCTGGTTCGACGCGCTGATCAACAATGTCGACCGGTCCTGGCGGAATCCCAACATGCTGGTCTGGCACAGCGACCTGTGGCTGATCGATCACGGCGCCACCATGATCTGGCACCACAACTGGCCGGGAGTCGGTGCCTCGACGGCCAAGCCCTACGACGCGTCGGACCATGCTCTCGCTCCCTTCCGCCCCGATGTCGCCGCTGCCGCGGCCGACCTGGCGCCACGGGTCACCGAAGAACTGCTGACCCGGGTCGCCGCGGACGTGCCGGATGAATGGCTGGTCGACGAGCCGGGATTCGACTCCGCCGACGCCGTACGGCGCGCCTATGTCGAGGCGCTGCTCTCGCGCGCCACCACCATCCATGAGCGGATCACCCTGGGCGCGCCGTCCGCGTCACGGCCGTCGCAGGCGCCCGGCTGGCTGACCGAGCAGGTGAAACCCTGGCCGCACCCCACCAGGAAGGACAGCGACGGAGTGAAAGGCGGCGGGCGGTGA
- a CDS encoding DUF3037 domain-containing protein — translation MNGAGERDVFEYALLRVVPRVERGEYFNAGVVVYCRARSFVSARTHLDEVKLRALDPRADVTGVRAALQAVEGVCRGGEDAGQAARDDAGRRFRWLIAPRSTVVQPGPVHTGLTADPEAEVERLLDVLVR, via the coding sequence GTGAACGGCGCTGGAGAGCGGGACGTGTTCGAGTACGCGCTGCTGCGTGTCGTGCCCCGGGTCGAGCGGGGAGAGTACTTCAACGCGGGGGTGGTGGTGTACTGCCGTGCCAGGTCCTTCGTGTCGGCGCGTACCCATCTGGACGAGGTGAAGCTGAGAGCGCTCGACCCGCGGGCGGACGTCACCGGTGTCCGGGCCGCGCTCCAGGCCGTCGAAGGTGTGTGCCGGGGCGGCGAGGATGCGGGGCAGGCGGCCCGTGACGATGCCGGACGGCGTTTCCGCTGGTTGATCGCGCCGCGTTCCACGGTGGTCCAGCCGGGGCCCGTGCACACGGGTCTGACCGCCGACCCGGAAGCCGAGGTCGAGCGGTTGCTCGATGTGCTGGTGCGCTGA
- a CDS encoding integrase has translation MVEAGESVVTLARWLGHSSPAITLGYYAHFMPEAGSKGRGTIDGLLGEWGDRPAGRNSPDSPQRR, from the coding sequence ATGGTGGAAGCCGGAGAGTCCGTCGTGACCCTGGCTCGGTGGCTCGGACACTCCTCGCCGGCGATCACCCTCGGTTACTATGCTCACTTCATGCCGGAAGCCGGCAGCAAGGGGCGCGGCACCATCGACGGTCTGCTTGGGGAGTGGGGAGACCGGCCCGCCGGCCGAAACTCCCCAGATTCTCCCCAGCGCCGTTGA
- a CDS encoding site-specific integrase: MAGYIEDRWLKKKKDPVTGRREKTARHGKGKRYKVAGIPGVRDRSFDVLEDAKAWLRRAATDEERGEFVDPRDGSITLAEYIETHWAPGRGGAPKTPDSQERRTRLHIVPHLGQLPLRSIAATDLRAFITKLESTVSSVDYQRGILSEPSSILEAAVDDKRLARNPTHAKSVRWPKSPRERRDAWPMGTVLRVRDAISERNRIAVVVGLGCGLRQGEVFGLSPEDIDYERGMLHVRRQVQAIHGRLYFALPKGKKIRTVDLPPSVAEELKRHIEAFPPVEVELPWGKPEGEREKFSLLLTTRFGNAVAVNTWNTYTWKPALAKAGVIPPRAEGRKPGSGRRPRRTVSTCFGTPTPRSWWKPESPS, from the coding sequence TTGGCCGGCTATATCGAGGATCGTTGGCTCAAAAAGAAGAAGGATCCGGTCACCGGGAGAAGGGAGAAGACTGCTCGCCACGGTAAGGGCAAGCGGTACAAGGTCGCCGGCATACCTGGGGTGCGAGACCGATCCTTTGATGTGCTGGAGGACGCCAAGGCGTGGCTACGCCGGGCAGCCACGGATGAGGAGCGAGGCGAGTTCGTAGACCCGCGCGACGGGTCCATCACGCTGGCCGAGTACATCGAGACGCACTGGGCGCCAGGGCGTGGAGGTGCTCCGAAGACCCCGGACAGTCAGGAGCGGAGAACACGTCTCCATATCGTCCCGCACCTGGGCCAGCTTCCGCTCAGGAGCATCGCCGCAACGGATCTGCGGGCGTTCATAACCAAGTTGGAGTCGACAGTCTCGTCAGTCGACTATCAGCGCGGCATCCTGTCCGAGCCTTCCTCCATTCTGGAAGCTGCCGTCGACGACAAGCGCCTCGCGCGCAACCCGACGCACGCGAAATCTGTGCGGTGGCCCAAGTCGCCACGGGAGCGGCGCGACGCGTGGCCGATGGGTACGGTACTGCGAGTCCGCGATGCCATCAGCGAGCGGAACAGGATCGCCGTCGTAGTCGGCCTGGGGTGCGGACTCCGCCAGGGCGAGGTGTTCGGGCTGAGTCCGGAGGACATCGACTATGAACGCGGCATGCTTCACGTTCGGCGCCAAGTGCAGGCGATTCACGGAAGGCTGTACTTCGCCCTGCCGAAGGGGAAGAAGATCCGAACGGTGGATCTGCCTCCGTCGGTGGCCGAGGAACTGAAGCGTCACATCGAAGCGTTCCCGCCGGTAGAGGTGGAGCTGCCGTGGGGGAAGCCGGAGGGGGAGAGGGAGAAGTTCTCCCTGCTGCTCACCACGCGCTTCGGCAACGCCGTCGCGGTGAACACATGGAACACCTACACCTGGAAGCCGGCCCTGGCCAAGGCCGGCGTCATCCCGCCACGCGCCGAGGGGCGAAAGCCTGGCAGTGGGCGGCGGCCCCGAAGGACGGTTTCCACGTGCTTCGGCACACCTACGCCTCGATCATGGTGGAAGCCGGAGAGTCCGTCGTGA
- a CDS encoding ABC transporter substrate-binding protein: MFNRTMLRAAAAIASISLVAGCGLFSDDDADGAKPVVVGTTSEPSTLDPAAAWDGSWELYRNVFQTLLSFPTGSTSPQPDAAESCQFTDDTSTTYTCTLREGLTFSNGHKLDAAAVKYSIDRIKKINVKGGPAGLLGSLSSVQTEGDRNITFRLSKSDATFPFILATPAMSLVDPAEYPAGALREDGKLTGSGPYTLDSYAEGDRAELKKNASYRGFADRKNEAVTIRYFQDSEVLVNALKKQEIDVTNRGLTAEEVTSLQEKKPENDGIQVVETVGADIRYLVFNPKDPASAKLPVRKAVAQLIDREALVAKVYNGTAEPLYSMVPKGIAGHTTSFFDTFGDPNVAEARRILDKAGIETPVRLTFWFTTDRYGSSTALEFAEIKKQLEESGLFEITLQSKPWKEFQEGYKNGQYPVFGRGWFPDFPDPDNFIAPFVGKENALGTPYDSPEIAEQLTLSRKESDRGSVSVSNQFETAQQVLVQDVRLLPLWQGKLHIAASSEIAGCEQALDPQTIMQVWTLERKTSW, from the coding sequence GTGTTCAACCGGACGATGCTGCGGGCCGCCGCGGCCATTGCGTCCATATCCCTGGTAGCGGGATGCGGTCTCTTCTCCGACGATGACGCCGATGGGGCGAAGCCGGTGGTCGTCGGCACCACGAGTGAGCCCAGCACGCTCGATCCCGCCGCCGCGTGGGACGGCTCCTGGGAGCTGTACCGGAACGTGTTCCAGACACTGCTGAGCTTCCCCACCGGAAGCACCAGCCCGCAGCCCGACGCCGCGGAGAGCTGCCAGTTCACGGATGACACCAGTACGACATACACGTGCACGCTCCGCGAAGGCCTCACCTTCTCCAACGGTCACAAACTGGACGCCGCTGCGGTCAAGTACTCCATCGACCGGATCAAGAAGATCAACGTCAAGGGCGGTCCTGCCGGACTGCTCGGATCGCTGAGCTCGGTCCAGACGGAAGGCGACCGGAACATCACCTTCCGGCTTTCCAAGTCCGATGCCACTTTCCCGTTCATCCTCGCCACCCCCGCGATGTCGCTCGTCGACCCGGCGGAATATCCGGCGGGTGCGCTGCGTGAGGACGGCAAACTCACCGGCTCGGGTCCTTACACCCTGGACTCCTACGCTGAGGGCGACCGGGCCGAGCTGAAGAAGAACGCGAGCTACCGCGGCTTCGCCGACCGCAAGAACGAGGCGGTCACCATTCGCTACTTCCAGGATTCGGAAGTGCTGGTGAACGCTCTCAAGAAGCAGGAGATCGATGTCACCAACCGCGGTCTGACCGCGGAGGAGGTCACCTCCCTCCAGGAGAAGAAGCCGGAGAACGACGGGATCCAGGTCGTCGAGACCGTCGGTGCCGACATCCGCTACCTGGTCTTCAATCCCAAGGATCCGGCCTCGGCGAAGCTGCCGGTACGCAAGGCGGTCGCCCAGCTCATCGACCGCGAGGCGCTGGTGGCCAAGGTCTACAACGGCACCGCTGAGCCGCTGTACTCCATGGTCCCGAAGGGCATCGCAGGCCACACCACCAGCTTCTTCGACACCTTCGGTGATCCGAACGTCGCCGAGGCACGACGGATCCTCGACAAGGCCGGGATCGAGACACCGGTCAGGCTGACGTTCTGGTTCACCACGGATCGCTACGGCTCCTCCACGGCTCTCGAGTTCGCGGAGATCAAGAAGCAGCTCGAAGAGTCCGGCCTGTTCGAGATCACCTTGCAGAGCAAGCCCTGGAAGGAGTTCCAGGAAGGCTACAAGAACGGTCAGTACCCGGTGTTCGGCCGAGGCTGGTTCCCCGACTTCCCGGACCCGGACAACTTCATCGCGCCGTTCGTCGGCAAGGAGAACGCGCTCGGCACTCCCTACGACAGCCCGGAGATCGCCGAACAGCTCACGCTGTCCCGCAAGGAGAGCGACCGCGGATCGGTGTCGGTGTCCAACCAGTTCGAGACGGCCCAGCAGGTCTTGGTGCAGGACGTCCGGCTGCTTCCGCTGTGGCAGGGCAAGCTGCACATCGCCGCCAGCAGCGAGATCGCGGGCTGTGAGCAGGCACTCGACCCGCAGACGATCATGCAGGTGTGGACGCTGGAGCGGAAGACCAGCTGGTAG